In the genome of Cydia strobilella chromosome Z, ilCydStro3.1, whole genome shotgun sequence, one region contains:
- the LOC134754063 gene encoding breast cancer anti-estrogen resistance protein 3 homolog has product MDTSSMTTSGLLEWEFSLPSDQIISHGWYHGALSRAAAESLLQQDREFLVRDSSSQPDNYVLSCRSNGQHLHFVIQRIVVHPETVYERYQYQFEDEAYDTVADLITSYVGSGKPISAASGARIQYPANRIVPLTNYISNDDANSVVSPVGDGSGYGNPYSLYSHFASKPGMQLRAPFKKQRSHSLTPIDMSQHANQAKSASADGVIQSQTMKYVKNFPCESNSCSGTWDVNLPISPPAKPARYDGPKSDDRRLELQRLYHVSGSDSGNGSGDSTQSSAHSDPNKSRIDSDYNVVTPTIKQQFDYELTEARLLQSENLDYTVDSRINLENFQSQIILSGLSKPLESETLHTIKLLLRTSGPRILANHMTKVDLLFLLDDAIQIEGLEKTASGLELCFLPQGRSLRLDVIERIETFRLLIAVTILTCQTDRQRADTINDWILLAVETKTALGNLYGFSAIMFGLCMPQVECLENAWNILRRVYTDNAFMFEAKLRPCFKSMNEGTNPLPPNTTTPHILPPVLCFHLFDGEGGCLMQPDESFPTSLMNILAFDFNATTAHLESARYFPDQVDMFKRNARTVVQEMSSLGPTLDPTLLELFKTEFHINFLWGERGALTTPNQRFARLTDILTAMANKLANQPPACEGAVY; this is encoded by the exons atg GACACGAGCTCTATGACAACATCAGGGCTCCTCGAGTGGGAGTTTTCGTTGCCGTCGGACCAGATAATATCGCACGGGTGGTACCACGGCGCGCTGAGCCGAGCGGCGGCCGAGAGCCTGCTGCAGCAGGACCGCGAGTTCCTGGTGCGCGACTCCTCGTCGCAGCCCGACAACTACGTGCTCAGCTGCCGCTCCAACGGCCAGCATCTACACTTCGTCATCCAGCGG ATTGTTGTACACCCAGAAACTGTCTACGAGAGATACCAATATCAATTTGAAGACGAAGCATATGATACGGTTGCTGATCTGATTACGTCTTACGTGGGTTCTGGAAAGCCTATATCTGCAGCGTCAGGCGCGAGAATACAGTATCCGGCTAACAGGATAGtacctttgactaactataTATCTAACGATGACGCCAACTCAGTTGTGTCCCCTGTGGGTGACGGATCCGGCTATGGCAATCCGTACAGCCTCTACAGTCATTTCGCTTCCAAACCAGGGATGCAATTACGTGCGCCTTTCAAAAAACAACGTTCCCATTCGCTGACGCCTATTGACATGAGTCAGCATGCGAATCAAGCGAAGAGCGCAAGTGCAGATGGGGTAATTCAAAGTCAAACAATgaaatatgtcaaaaatttcCCGTGTGAATCCAATTCCTGTTCAGGCACCTGGGATGTGAATCTCCCTATCAGCCCACCCGCCAAGCCGGCTAGATACGATGGTCCCAAATCGGACGATAGACGGTTGGAATTACAAAGACTGTACCACGTGTCAGGATCAGACTCGGGAAATGGCTCCGGGGACTCTACTCAAAGCTCAGCCCATAGCGACCCGAACAAGTCGAGGATAGACTCAGATTACAATGTAGTGACTCCAACGATAAAACAGCAGTTCGACTACGAGCTGACGGAAGCACGGCTGTTGCAATCCGAGAATTTGGACTATACCGTAGATTCCCGAATTAACCTTGAGAACTTCCAGTCACAAATAATATTATCAGGACTTTCTAAACCGCTGGAATCTGAGACTTTGCACACAATCAAGCTCTTATTACGAACGTCAGGGCCTCGCATACTGGCGAATCATATGACAAAAGTGGACCTACTCTTTTTGCTCGATGATGCGATACAGATCGAGGGTCTAGAGAAAACGGCATCTGGCTTAGAATTATGTTTTCTACCTCAAGGAAGATCACTGCGTTTGGATGTTATTGAAAG AATTGAAACCTTTCGGCTTCTGATAGCAGTGACGATATTGACTTGCCAAACGGACAGGCAAAGAGCCGATACTATCAACGATTGGATACTTCTCGCCGTCGAAACAAAAACTGCATTAGGGAATCTTTACGGATTTTCAGCCATAATGTTCGGACTGTGTATGCCGCAG GTGGAGTGCTTAGAAAACGCGTGGAATATTTTACGGCGTGTTTACACAGACAATGCCTTCATGTTCGAAGCAAAACTGCGTCCTTGTTTTAAAAGTATGAACGAGGGCACAAACCCACTGCCACCGAACACGACCACTCCGCACATTCTGCCGCCGGTGCTATGTTTTCATTTATTCG ATGGTGAGGGAGGCTGCCTGATGCAACCAGACGAGTCATTTCCGACGAGTCTGATGAACATCCTCGCCTTCGACTTCAACGCGACTACAGCGCACCTGGAGTCCGCGCGCTACTTCCCGGACCAAGTGGACATGTTCAAGAGGAACGCTAGGACCGTGGTGCAGGAGATGTCTTCCCTGGGGCCCACCCTGGATCCCACTCTACTAGAATTATTCAAAACTGAATTTCACATTAATTTTCTTTGGGGCGAACGCGGGGCGTTAACTACTCCTAACCAGAGGTTTGCGCGGTTAACCGATATATTAACGGCGATGGCTAATAAACTTGCTAACCAGCCGCCAGCGTGTGAAGGGGCTGTATATTAA